One stretch of Desulfovibrio sp. JC022 DNA includes these proteins:
- a CDS encoding basic amino acid ABC transporter substrate-binding protein — protein sequence MKKIIVALLLTIFAVTPALAGKKVINIASDCTWPPMEFVNKDKQIVGFSVDLMKACAKAAGYEVKIKNVAWDGIFAGLAAGKYDAICSSVTINEKRKKAMNFSAPYFEVQQSVVTAKDSAAKTLADFKGKKVGAQIGTTGYFAIKSVEGVTPKSYDEIGLAMEDLYNGRLAAVVCDDPIAADFALQQEEYSKKLKIAFVVKSDKAEYLGVAVKKGNSEVLDMINKGLSAVRADGTYDIIKAKWFGSN from the coding sequence ATGAAGAAGATTATAGTTGCCCTGTTGCTTACTATTTTTGCTGTTACACCTGCTCTTGCCGGAAAAAAGGTGATTAACATTGCATCCGACTGCACATGGCCCCCCATGGAGTTTGTTAATAAAGATAAGCAGATTGTAGGTTTTTCCGTTGATCTTATGAAAGCCTGTGCTAAAGCAGCCGGTTACGAAGTGAAGATCAAAAACGTTGCCTGGGACGGCATTTTTGCAGGTCTTGCAGCCGGAAAATATGATGCTATTTGCTCTTCTGTTACAATTAACGAAAAGCGTAAAAAAGCAATGAATTTCTCCGCTCCCTATTTTGAAGTTCAGCAGTCTGTTGTTACCGCCAAGGATTCTGCTGCAAAGACCCTTGCTGATTTTAAAGGCAAAAAAGTCGGAGCACAGATCGGTACCACCGGGTATTTTGCTATTAAATCCGTAGAAGGCGTAACTCCCAAGTCTTATGACGAGATCGGACTTGCCATGGAAGACCTTTATAATGGACGTCTTGCCGCTGTTGTCTGTGATGATCCCATTGCAGCGGACTTCGCTTTGCAGCAGGAAGAGTACTCCAAGAAGCTTAAAATTGCCTTTGTTGTAAAAAGCGACAAAGCTGAATATCTCGGTGTTGCTGTGAAGAAAGGCAACTCCGAAGTGCTCGATATGATAAACAAGGGGCTCTCCGCTGTAAGGGCTGACGGTACCTACGATATAATCAAAGCCAAGTGGTTCGGCAGCAACTAG
- a CDS encoding hybrid sensor histidine kinase/response regulator encodes MAGKRILVVDDEKIVNLDIQATLKRLGYIIAGDAGTGKEAIEKVTATLPDLVLMDIKLQGEMDGIEAASVIIKTHDIPIVFLTAFSDEKTLCRAKLSGPFGYLLKPFEERELRSSIEIALYKHGMEQEYRQAVADAEAANEAKSSFLATISHELRTPMNGILGLSEILLGSGLASEQQEYVELIKGSASSLLRVLNDMLDYSKIERRILELREGAFDIRQILSLVVNSHSPNAENKGLTMECFLHPDISGELQGDSGRLTQILNNIVSNAIKYTDKGGITIEVMPDDCDVDPYPAGCIRLLFVVSDTGVGISRSKADSIFESFTQLEDYMTRKHGGIGLGLAITHNLVNMLQGVIWVDTKPAQGSSFYFTAVFRPVDEELAEKPEDSVYECINFSQFKRVMLADDNIITRRVVSAFLEDANCELEMVENGRDAISLLARKSFDLVIMDVQMPVMDGLEATRLIRTGYIEGVNPQIPILALTAHAMKGDRERCLDVGMNGYLSKPFNSSELMQAMLSIVQGGENSVPVMIEQDTNVEKSLNLDLKGTIKRLDGNDKLVREIYRHFLQLVPLHLAKVDKAVLESDLECLKCEIALLRGLSLDVGAHKLSSLALEIEKFIQHGSMNTVEGLVSRMKREADNTFAVMSDYIFKST; translated from the coding sequence ATGGCAGGCAAGCGGATTCTTGTTGTTGATGATGAGAAAATAGTTAATCTCGATATTCAGGCGACTCTGAAACGTTTGGGATATATAATTGCAGGCGATGCCGGAACCGGAAAGGAGGCAATTGAGAAGGTTACAGCGACTCTGCCTGATCTTGTTCTCATGGATATCAAGCTTCAGGGTGAAATGGACGGAATTGAAGCAGCCAGTGTTATTATCAAAACACACGATATTCCCATTGTCTTTCTTACTGCTTTTTCTGATGAAAAGACTCTTTGCAGGGCGAAACTTTCCGGGCCGTTCGGTTATCTGCTGAAACCTTTTGAGGAGCGTGAACTGCGCTCATCCATTGAGATTGCCTTATACAAGCATGGCATGGAGCAGGAGTATCGACAGGCTGTAGCAGATGCCGAAGCCGCAAATGAAGCTAAAAGCTCTTTTCTTGCCACCATAAGCCACGAATTGCGTACTCCCATGAACGGTATCCTCGGCTTGAGTGAAATTTTGCTCGGAAGCGGGCTCGCCTCTGAGCAGCAGGAGTATGTTGAGCTTATCAAGGGATCAGCCTCTTCGTTGTTGCGGGTTCTGAACGATATGCTGGATTACTCAAAGATCGAGCGGCGTATTCTGGAATTGCGGGAAGGTGCATTTGATATCCGTCAAATTCTTTCACTGGTCGTAAACTCCCATAGCCCTAATGCCGAGAATAAAGGATTGACTATGGAGTGTTTTCTCCATCCTGACATTTCCGGTGAACTACAGGGTGATTCAGGTCGTTTGACTCAGATTTTGAATAATATTGTCAGTAACGCGATTAAGTATACAGATAAAGGTGGGATTACAATTGAAGTCATGCCGGATGACTGTGATGTTGATCCGTATCCCGCAGGTTGCATCAGGCTTCTTTTTGTAGTTTCCGATACCGGAGTGGGGATCTCACGAAGCAAAGCTGATTCAATTTTTGAAAGTTTCACCCAGCTTGAAGATTATATGACTAGAAAGCATGGTGGTATCGGGCTTGGTCTGGCTATCACCCACAATCTTGTCAACATGCTGCAAGGAGTCATCTGGGTGGATACAAAGCCTGCGCAGGGCAGCAGTTTTTATTTTACCGCAGTTTTTAGGCCCGTTGATGAAGAATTGGCGGAGAAGCCCGAGGATTCTGTTTATGAATGTATAAATTTCAGCCAGTTCAAGCGGGTCATGCTTGCTGATGATAATATTATTACCCGCAGGGTGGTATCTGCTTTTCTAGAAGATGCAAATTGTGAATTGGAAATGGTTGAGAATGGTCGGGATGCAATCAGTCTTTTAGCCAGAAAGTCATTTGATCTGGTAATCATGGATGTTCAGATGCCGGTTATGGATGGTCTGGAAGCAACGCGGCTTATCCGTACCGGGTATATTGAAGGTGTTAATCCGCAGATTCCTATTCTTGCGCTTACTGCTCACGCCATGAAAGGGGACCGGGAGCGGTGTCTTGATGTTGGAATGAACGGTTATCTGTCCAAACCCTTTAATTCCAGTGAGCTGATGCAGGCAATGCTTTCGATTGTGCAGGGTGGCGAAAACTCTGTTCCGGTAATGATTGAGCAGGATACAAATGTTGAAAAATCCCTTAATCTTGATTTGAAGGGAACTATCAAGAGACTCGACGGAAATGACAAGCTTGTTCGTGAAATTTATCGTCATTTTTTGCAGCTTGTTCCCTTGCATCTTGCGAAAGTTGATAAAGCTGTTCTAGAGAGTGATCTGGAATGCCTTAAGTGTGAAATCGCGCTTTTGCGCGGATTATCCCTTGATGTCGGTGCCCATAAGCTTTCATCACTGGCGCTGGAGATTGAGAAATTTATCCAGCATGGAAGCATGAATACCGTTGAAGGGTTGGTCTCACGTATGAAGAGGGAGGCGGACAATACTTTTGCGGTAATGTCCGATTATATTTTTAAATCGACCTGA
- a CDS encoding amino acid ABC transporter ATP-binding protein — translation MTASPIIEIKNVYKFFGDLAALSDVSLDIKPGEKVVIIGPSGSGKSTLLRSINRLEEINKGSIVVDGLDVHDKENDINTIRQELGMVFQSFNLFPHKTVLENLTMAPIRLKGMEKEEARAVGVDLLKKVGIREKANVYPSKLSGGQQQRVAIARALAMNPKIMLFDEPTSALDPEMIGEVLDVMKNLAREGMTMVVVTHEMGFAREVADRIVFMEDGRIIACAPPEEFFSSADHPRLKQFLDQIL, via the coding sequence ATGACCGCTAGTCCCATCATTGAAATTAAAAATGTTTACAAGTTTTTCGGTGATCTGGCCGCACTCAGTGACGTTTCCCTTGATATCAAGCCGGGAGAAAAGGTCGTAATTATCGGACCTTCCGGGTCTGGAAAAAGTACCTTGCTGCGTTCCATCAACCGTCTTGAGGAAATCAACAAAGGTTCCATCGTTGTTGACGGGTTGGATGTGCATGACAAGGAAAACGATATCAATACCATCCGTCAGGAACTGGGTATGGTTTTCCAGTCATTTAACCTTTTTCCGCACAAGACGGTTCTGGAAAATCTGACTATGGCTCCGATCCGGCTGAAGGGGATGGAGAAAGAAGAAGCAAGGGCTGTGGGTGTTGACCTGCTTAAAAAGGTCGGTATCCGTGAAAAGGCCAATGTCTATCCTTCCAAGCTTTCCGGTGGACAGCAGCAGAGGGTGGCTATTGCGCGTGCTCTGGCCATGAATCCCAAGATCATGCTTTTTGATGAACCTACTTCCGCTCTTGACCCGGAAATGATCGGGGAAGTTCTGGATGTAATGAAAAATCTGGCCCGTGAAGGCATGACAATGGTTGTTGTAACTCATGAGATGGGCTTTGCCCGTGAAGTTGCTGACAGGATTGTTTTTATGGAAGATGGAAGAATTATAGCCTGCGCTCCGCCGGAGGAGTTTTTCAGCAGTGCTGACCATCCTCGCCTTAAGCAGTTTCTGGATCAGATTTTGTAA
- a CDS encoding amino acid ABC transporter permease, with the protein MKEKQVKIEVTDGASIPDSSDKGILNAWWVSFIGAVGIIAYLVITKPDPYRDILLFIPDGIVVTFEVTICSIFGALFIGLFTGLGRISSNKVINLIASTYVEVVRGIPLLVQLFYIYYAMGRVLQVPDMLSAIIAMSVCYGAYMGEVFRAGIESIDDGQVEAARSLGFNKNETMFLVILPQAWRTILPPVGNEFIALLKDSSLVSIIAVADILRRGREFAAESFQYFETYTMIALVYLVITLILSRAVSHMEERLSHYDR; encoded by the coding sequence ATGAAAGAAAAACAAGTTAAGATTGAGGTTACGGACGGGGCCAGCATTCCCGATAGCAGTGATAAAGGAATACTGAACGCGTGGTGGGTTTCTTTTATCGGTGCCGTGGGGATCATCGCTTATCTGGTTATTACCAAGCCCGACCCGTACAGGGATATTCTTCTTTTTATTCCTGACGGAATTGTCGTAACCTTTGAAGTCACCATCTGTTCAATTTTCGGTGCTTTGTTCATCGGCCTTTTTACCGGGCTGGGTAGAATTTCCAGCAACAAAGTTATTAACCTGATAGCTTCTACCTACGTTGAAGTTGTCAGGGGTATCCCGCTTCTCGTACAGCTTTTCTACATTTATTATGCAATGGGCCGGGTCCTTCAGGTACCGGATATGCTTTCCGCCATCATTGCTATGAGCGTCTGTTACGGTGCGTATATGGGTGAAGTTTTCCGTGCCGGTATTGAATCCATTGATGACGGGCAGGTTGAAGCCGCAAGATCGCTTGGTTTTAATAAAAATGAAACAATGTTTCTGGTTATTCTGCCGCAGGCATGGCGGACTATACTGCCTCCGGTCGGTAACGAATTTATTGCTCTGCTCAAAGATTCTTCGCTAGTGTCTATCATTGCTGTTGCAGATATTCTCAGGCGCGGACGTGAATTTGCAGCGGAAAGTTTCCAGTATTTTGAAACATATACTATGATCGCGCTTGTTTATCTGGTTATTACCTTGATTCTTTCAAGAGCGGTAAGCCATATGGAAGAGAGGTTGAGCCACTATGACCGCTAG
- a CDS encoding RidA family protein produces MIVTTVNTENAPAAIGPYSQATIYNSQAFVSGQLGLVPETGEFVSTDVQEQTRQALENLKAILDACGSAMTKVISVDVFLTDMNDFAKVNEVYSEFFANHKPARAAVEVSALPKGGLVEIKCIAAI; encoded by the coding sequence ATGATAGTTACTACCGTAAACACCGAAAACGCGCCTGCCGCAATCGGACCGTACTCTCAGGCTACCATCTACAACTCGCAAGCCTTTGTAAGCGGACAGCTTGGACTTGTCCCGGAGACAGGCGAATTCGTTTCCACTGATGTGCAGGAACAGACAAGACAAGCCCTTGAGAACCTGAAGGCCATTCTTGATGCCTGCGGAAGTGCCATGACCAAGGTCATCAGTGTTGACGTTTTTCTGACCGACATGAACGATTTTGCCAAGGTTAACGAAGTCTATTCCGAATTCTTCGCCAATCACAAACCCGCACGGGCCGCTGTTGAAGTAAGCGCGCTGCCTAAAGGCGGACTCGTTGAAATCAAGTGCATTGCTGCTATTTAG
- a CDS encoding response regulator produces MDEAPKILTIDDDESVRLSIAHYLEDSGYKVLQAANGHEGLKIFREQEPDVVLLDLRMPEMDGLSVLKQLGQEAPQTPVIVVSGTGSFEDVIATVRLGSWDYIPKPITDLTDLENAILRTRERARLLVENERYKEELERKIRERTEELQLINKVLSEEISARKKTEALVRASLAEKEVMLKEIHHRVKNNLQVISSLLSLQSGYTDDAEAHNLLRECQHRVRSMSMLHEKLYRSEDLSRIDMNEYALTLISFLLRSYSVDGKVSPSYKIKDIHMGIDSAIPCGLIINELVSNALTHAYEMNTGGELEVSMHRENDRIELKVSDNGVGLPEDFSISGSRTLGMTLVETLAQQLNGEVNFFNDNGATFQISFPG; encoded by the coding sequence ATGGATGAAGCCCCCAAAATCTTGACTATTGATGATGACGAAAGCGTACGCCTTTCCATTGCACATTACCTTGAAGACAGCGGATACAAAGTATTACAGGCAGCCAACGGCCACGAAGGATTAAAAATTTTCCGGGAACAAGAGCCTGATGTGGTCCTGCTCGACCTCAGAATGCCTGAAATGGACGGTTTATCCGTGCTTAAACAGCTTGGACAGGAAGCCCCGCAGACTCCGGTAATTGTTGTTTCAGGCACAGGTTCATTCGAAGATGTAATTGCCACGGTCAGGCTCGGGTCATGGGATTACATTCCGAAACCCATCACTGATCTTACCGATTTAGAAAATGCAATTCTCCGCACCAGAGAAAGAGCACGCCTTCTAGTTGAAAATGAAAGATACAAAGAGGAACTGGAACGAAAAATCCGCGAACGAACTGAAGAACTGCAACTAATCAACAAAGTCCTTTCAGAAGAAATTTCCGCCCGTAAAAAAACCGAAGCACTTGTCAGGGCCTCACTTGCAGAGAAAGAGGTCATGCTTAAAGAAATTCACCATCGGGTGAAAAACAACCTGCAAGTTATTTCAAGTCTGCTCAGCCTGCAAAGCGGCTACACCGATGATGCCGAAGCACACAACCTGCTGCGTGAATGCCAGCACAGGGTTCGTTCCATGTCCATGCTGCACGAAAAACTTTACCGCTCCGAAGATCTATCACGCATCGATATGAACGAATACGCACTGACCCTGATCAGCTTCCTGCTCCGCTCCTATTCCGTGGATGGAAAAGTCAGCCCCTCATATAAAATTAAAGACATTCATATGGGCATTGATTCCGCCATTCCCTGCGGCCTCATCATTAATGAGCTTGTTTCCAACGCTCTGACCCATGCTTACGAAATGAATACCGGAGGTGAACTTGAAGTTTCCATGCACAGGGAAAATGACCGTATCGAGTTGAAAGTATCCGACAATGGCGTAGGACTACCTGAAGATTTCTCCATAAGCGGTTCAAGAACCCTTGGTATGACCCTTGTGGAAACACTTGCACAGCAGCTTAACGGGGAAGTCAACTTTTTCAATGACAACGGGGCTACATTCCAAATCAGCTTTCCCGGCTAA
- a CDS encoding AI-2E family transporter, whose translation MTPPDEKIIKSPAIYTFFLILLLISAIALGYSVIKPFINTIVISVVLSGIFYPLSRKICRRLGGKPAAGAFLTVLIIVFAIIIPAVVFFLGLIGQGVDSVSAINEWLRTTDFSKFFDSQHYNTYLQWIEQKFPFLEISSSDIQYKILEISRGFGQTMLTTGTWLAGNMASLVAHFLIMNFLVFSFLKDGDRFIDRVRYLSPLRSEQEDFIIESLRKVSKSVLFGSLFIAVLQGVVGGIGLAIAGIPALFWGTMMSFASLIPVLGTGLIWLPATVYLLIVGKMKLAIFLLLWCGVLVTGIDTVLRPMIVREASRVSTIYVFLAILGGINAFGPLGILYGPLILSFLMVMLHIYGVEFQDVLNHKE comes from the coding sequence ATGACTCCCCCTGACGAAAAGATAATCAAATCTCCTGCTATATATACTTTTTTTCTTATTCTTTTGCTTATCTCCGCCATTGCGCTGGGGTATTCTGTAATTAAGCCTTTCATAAATACCATCGTTATTTCTGTTGTTTTGAGCGGTATTTTTTATCCCTTGAGCAGAAAAATATGTCGCCGCCTCGGAGGAAAGCCTGCTGCCGGGGCATTTCTGACCGTACTCATTATTGTTTTTGCCATTATTATTCCGGCAGTGGTTTTCTTTCTCGGGTTGATCGGGCAGGGGGTGGATTCTGTCTCTGCAATAAACGAATGGTTGAGAACTACTGACTTTTCGAAATTTTTTGATTCACAGCATTATAATACATACCTGCAATGGATTGAGCAGAAGTTCCCTTTTCTTGAAATTAGCTCCAGTGACATTCAGTACAAGATTCTCGAAATTTCAAGGGGATTCGGGCAAACAATGCTAACGACAGGAACATGGCTTGCGGGCAACATGGCAAGCCTTGTCGCTCATTTCCTGATCATGAATTTTCTTGTCTTTTCCTTTCTCAAGGATGGGGACCGTTTTATCGACCGGGTAAGGTATCTTTCTCCTTTAAGGTCTGAGCAGGAAGATTTTATTATCGAAAGTCTCAGGAAGGTTTCCAAGTCGGTTCTTTTCGGTAGTCTTTTTATTGCTGTCTTGCAGGGTGTTGTCGGTGGGATAGGGCTGGCAATAGCCGGTATCCCGGCTCTTTTTTGGGGAACCATGATGAGTTTTGCTTCCCTTATTCCAGTCTTGGGCACCGGGCTGATCTGGCTGCCTGCTACTGTTTATCTGCTGATTGTGGGTAAAATGAAATTAGCCATTTTTCTGCTGCTGTGGTGCGGGGTGCTGGTTACCGGAATTGATACAGTACTTCGGCCTATGATTGTACGTGAGGCTTCGCGGGTCTCAACCATCTACGTTTTTCTTGCCATTCTTGGAGGTATCAATGCCTTCGGTCCACTTGGAATTTTGTATGGACCGCTGATTTTGTCTTTTCTGATGGTTATGCTTCACATTTACGGAGTTGAATTTCAGGATGTCTTAAATCACAAAGAATAA
- a CDS encoding PilZ domain-containing protein: MDRLRILLVAAPGDNRGIYLQALRSFDIDCDVAESLHEISLKHNKIKYNGFLIDIPTLLRSTAADKADANLLSDNFPVMRLSYKATEGIRCIPTGKFSGHGNTLEEFFRESCQNFTARSLRGTKRANRVLNVLLNRDINSPNSHMEKSVALNFSAEGCFLYSVSRWKKGETLWVAFMELSDKTPIKSEVLWNVPWGVKSQMPGIGLRFLSLSEEQADQIDDLIQVKKV; this comes from the coding sequence GTGGACAGATTGAGAATTTTACTCGTTGCAGCCCCCGGGGATAACAGGGGGATATATCTTCAGGCTTTGAGGAGTTTTGATATTGACTGTGATGTTGCCGAGTCTCTTCATGAAATTTCCCTCAAGCACAATAAGATTAAGTATAACGGATTCTTGATTGATATTCCGACTCTCCTTCGCTCAACAGCCGCGGATAAGGCCGATGCTAACCTTTTGAGCGACAATTTCCCTGTGATGCGGCTTAGTTATAAAGCTACTGAGGGAATACGCTGTATTCCTACCGGTAAGTTCTCAGGGCATGGTAACACTCTTGAGGAATTCTTCAGGGAGAGCTGCCAGAACTTTACAGCAAGATCGTTACGTGGCACCAAAAGGGCGAACAGGGTTTTGAACGTCTTGCTGAACAGGGATATTAATTCTCCCAACAGCCATATGGAAAAGAGCGTTGCCCTTAATTTTTCCGCAGAAGGTTGCTTTTTGTATTCTGTTTCGCGGTGGAAAAAAGGTGAAACTCTTTGGGTGGCGTTTATGGAATTGAGCGATAAAACCCCCATTAAATCGGAAGTGTTGTGGAATGTTCCGTGGGGTGTGAAATCGCAGATGCCCGGCATAGGGCTTAGGTTTTTGTCTCTTTCCGAGGAACAGGCGGATCAGATTGATGATTTAATTCAGGTTAAGAAGGTGTAA
- a CDS encoding STAS domain-containing protein, with the protein MELSFKQIDEITVVKIESSELNHVVSHDFQRQINPIFEEKQFNIALDMDSVDFMDSMGIGTLITLRNKLMKEKGNIAMFNISDRVKKIIDIAALHKVFELYETEEDAVNGLKEKMLA; encoded by the coding sequence ATGGAACTCAGCTTTAAACAGATAGATGAAATCACCGTTGTAAAAATTGAATCCTCGGAACTGAACCATGTCGTCAGCCATGATTTTCAGCGTCAGATCAACCCGATCTTCGAAGAAAAGCAGTTTAACATAGCACTTGATATGGACAGCGTTGACTTTATGGACAGCATGGGTATCGGCACTCTGATCACCCTGCGCAACAAGCTGATGAAAGAAAAAGGCAACATTGCCATGTTCAACATCAGTGACCGGGTCAAAAAAATCATCGACATCGCCGCCCTGCACAAAGTTTTCGAACTTTACGAAACTGAAGAAGACGCAGTAAACGGCCTCAAAGAAAAAATGCTGGCCTAA
- a CDS encoding amino acid ABC transporter ATP-binding protein, which produces MIEVQNIYKTFYVPHEVQALSNVSHTVNKGQVVVVIGPSGSGKSTFLRCLNRLEYADSGHIFIDGVDILSPKTDINKIREEVGMVFQSFNLFPHKTVLENLTIAQTVVRKRSKKEAGEIAMELLKKVGIHDKAGVYPTQLSGGQQQRVAIARSLAMEPKVLLFDEPTSALDPEMVGEVLDVMKTVAKEGMTMVVVTHEMGFAREVADEVIFMDQGMLIEKGDPEHFFTSPESDRTRAFLSQIL; this is translated from the coding sequence ATGATTGAAGTACAAAATATATACAAAACATTTTACGTTCCCCATGAAGTTCAAGCCCTTTCCAATGTCTCCCATACGGTGAATAAAGGACAGGTTGTCGTTGTTATCGGCCCTTCGGGTTCCGGTAAATCAACTTTCCTGCGCTGCTTGAACAGACTTGAATACGCTGATTCCGGCCACATCTTCATTGATGGAGTTGATATTCTCTCTCCCAAGACAGACATCAACAAAATTCGTGAAGAAGTAGGTATGGTTTTCCAGTCTTTCAACCTTTTCCCGCACAAGACTGTGCTGGAAAACCTGACCATCGCACAGACAGTAGTCCGTAAAAGGTCAAAAAAGGAAGCGGGAGAAATAGCCATGGAACTGCTGAAAAAAGTAGGCATCCATGACAAGGCGGGGGTATACCCCACCCAGCTGTCCGGCGGTCAGCAACAGCGTGTGGCTATCGCCCGCTCACTGGCTATGGAACCCAAAGTACTGCTCTTTGATGAGCCCACTTCCGCTCTTGATCCTGAAATGGTCGGTGAAGTTCTAGACGTAATGAAGACAGTTGCCAAGGAAGGAATGACCATGGTCGTGGTAACCCATGAAATGGGCTTTGCCCGTGAAGTTGCTGACGAGGTGATTTTCATGGATCAAGGCATGCTCATTGAAAAAGGAGACCCCGAACATTTCTTTACCAGCCCTGAATCAGACAGGACCAGGGCTTTCCTCAGCCAGATTCTGTAA
- a CDS encoding amino acid ABC transporter permease, giving the protein MSGTSMRAPGKGRNYELFWKTVFYVGLFATIFGLYWATQQVDYVWRWERIPSYFYYEDEVHITSNIEGSVTSIKQQGNDAIVIVRGEDNESERFEVPASDLQVYEDDSIFVGDTIGVEKEWKMGVILEGLLVTLKVSAIAIVFGILLGLFTGLARIAQNPALRLSAITYIELIRGTPLLVQIFIWYFVLGTLINNVLARYDISQIPPLWFGIASLAIFAGAYVAEIVRAGIQSVHRGQMEAARSLGMSKYHAMKNIILPQAFRRILPPLAGQFISMIKDSSLLGVIAIRELTKGTREAVSTSLQPFEFWFLCALLYLLLTFAFSMFVQYLEKKMVQR; this is encoded by the coding sequence ATGAGTGGAACATCAATGAGAGCTCCCGGCAAAGGCCGGAACTACGAACTTTTCTGGAAGACAGTTTTCTATGTCGGCTTGTTTGCTACAATCTTCGGCCTTTACTGGGCTACGCAGCAGGTTGATTATGTCTGGCGATGGGAGCGTATTCCCAGTTATTTCTATTACGAAGATGAAGTACATATCACTTCAAACATTGAAGGCAGCGTCACCTCTATAAAACAGCAAGGTAATGATGCTATCGTCATTGTAAGGGGCGAAGATAACGAATCCGAACGATTCGAAGTGCCTGCTTCCGACCTGCAAGTTTACGAAGATGATTCTATTTTTGTAGGCGACACCATCGGTGTTGAAAAAGAATGGAAGATGGGGGTCATTCTTGAAGGTTTACTCGTAACCCTCAAAGTAAGTGCTATCGCCATCGTCTTCGGTATCCTGCTCGGCCTTTTTACCGGTCTGGCCCGAATTGCACAGAACCCGGCCCTACGGCTTTCAGCAATCACCTACATTGAACTTATCCGCGGAACTCCGCTGCTGGTTCAGATATTCATCTGGTATTTCGTGCTGGGCACTTTGATTAACAACGTGCTCGCAAGATACGATATTTCGCAGATACCGCCGCTGTGGTTCGGTATAGCCTCTCTGGCTATTTTTGCCGGAGCCTATGTGGCAGAAATTGTACGTGCAGGTATTCAGTCGGTCCACCGCGGCCAGATGGAAGCAGCTCGTTCACTGGGAATGTCAAAATATCACGCCATGAAAAATATCATCCTGCCACAGGCTTTCAGAAGAATTCTGCCTCCGCTGGCCGGACAGTTCATCAGCATGATCAAAGACTCCTCACTGCTTGGAGTCATCGCCATCAGAGAATTAACCAAAGGCACAAGAGAAGCGGTTTCCACAAGCCTCCAGCCCTTTGAGTTCTGGTTCCTGTGTGCGCTGCTTTACCTCTTGCTGACTTTTGCTTTCTCCATGTTTGTTCAGTACCTTGAGAAGAAAATGGTGCAGAGATAA
- a CDS encoding transporter substrate-binding domain-containing protein — protein sequence MKRICMMLIMVLALCFAATANAADIDLAKKSTLNSILKKGELRCGIASGYIPFQMTDNKGRIVGFEIDLAREMAKAMGVKFVPVNMEFDGIIPALLTDKIDIITAGMTVNQERNLQINFSEPFMVVGQTALVNKKLEGKIKSYKDLNKAEYTIVSKLGTTGEQAAKRMLPKAKYKSFDLETDAALEVLNGKADAMIYDLPFNAIFMAEQGKDKLIFLEKPFTFEPLGWGVRKGDPDFLNFLTNFLHQIKNDGRYDKLYHKWFESTAWRKNVQ from the coding sequence ATGAAAAGAATTTGCATGATGCTGATCATGGTGCTGGCTCTGTGCTTTGCAGCCACCGCCAATGCAGCCGACATTGATCTGGCCAAGAAATCAACTCTCAACTCCATTCTGAAAAAAGGTGAACTCCGTTGCGGTATCGCTTCCGGTTACATTCCGTTTCAGATGACTGACAACAAAGGCCGCATCGTCGGTTTTGAAATCGACCTCGCCCGTGAAATGGCTAAAGCCATGGGTGTTAAGTTCGTTCCGGTCAACATGGAATTCGACGGCATCATTCCCGCGCTCCTTACCGACAAAATTGACATCATCACCGCCGGTATGACTGTCAACCAGGAACGTAACCTCCAGATCAACTTTTCAGAACCTTTCATGGTTGTCGGTCAGACTGCTCTGGTAAACAAAAAACTTGAAGGCAAAATCAAATCTTATAAAGATCTGAACAAAGCTGAGTACACCATCGTTTCCAAGCTCGGAACCACAGGTGAACAGGCTGCAAAACGCATGTTGCCCAAGGCAAAGTACAAATCTTTCGACCTTGAAACCGACGCTGCTCTTGAAGTTCTCAACGGCAAAGCTGACGCAATGATCTACGACCTGCCCTTTAACGCTATTTTCATGGCGGAGCAGGGTAAAGACAAGCTCATCTTCCTTGAAAAGCCCTTTACTTTTGAACCTCTGGGCTGGGGTGTTCGCAAAGGCGATCCCGATTTCCTGAACTTCCTCACCAACTTCCTGCACCAGATCAAAAACGACGGTCGCTACGACAAACTTTACCACAAGTGGTTTGAAAGCACCGCATGGCGTAAAAACGTCCAATAG